In Sphaeramia orbicularis chromosome 15, fSphaOr1.1, whole genome shotgun sequence, a single genomic region encodes these proteins:
- the LOC115434664 gene encoding nuclear localization sequence-binding protein-like — translation MMSGTMGSPYQFRRLHYMSGGSSKNQSAVDLRQPKSKSGPEFLGLTRCAGCYNQNQNSSQGRGDSSETSSTSEDSSSSESESESESEAESSCSDGCSDQGLSETDEKPEAEEDSPVSAVAAESVGGGQDGDG, via the exons ATGATGAGTGGAACAATGGGAAGTCCGT ACCAGTTTAGAAGACTACACTACATGTCTGGAGGCTCCAGTAAGAACCAGTCTGCAGTCGATCTCAGACAACCTAAG TCCAAATCAGGCCCTGAGTTCCTCGGTCTGACCCGCTGTGCAGGCTgctacaaccagaaccagaactcctCCCAGGGGCGGGGGGACAGCAGCGAAACCAGCTCCACATCTGAAGACTCGTCATCCTCAGAGTCAGAATCGGAGTCAGAGTCAGAAGCGGAGTCGAGCTGCAGTGACGGCTGTTCGGATCAGGGTTTATCAGAAACAGATGAGAAGCCTGAAGCTGAGGAGGACTCACCTGTGTCTGCAGTGGCTGCTGAGTCTGTGGGTGGAGGTCAGGATGGAGATGGCTGA